The window TGGCCCTTCAAAGCCACCGTCATCGCCGCCTTCTATCCCACCGTTGTCGGCGCCATCCGGCCCCTCTCCCCGAGGCGGTTGGCAATGTGTACGAACCTTAACAGGGCACAAATCCTGGGTTACGGCAGTGACCTTTAATCCCCGGACAGCCACCTTGGTCAGTGGCAGTTTAGACGACAGCCTCAAAATCTGGAACCTGCAAACAGGCAGTCCCCTGTTCACATTGAATGGGCATCCCCGCGGCGTTAACGACGTGGCCATCAGTGGCAAAGGCCAAGTGCTGGTGAGCTGCGGTGATGACAGCACGGCCAAAATCTGGAATTTGAGTGCTGGCAGCCACTTACACACACTCAAAGGTCATATGCGAGCTGTGACCAGCGTCGCGATTGGTCATAAAGGTTGTGTTGTAGCCAGCGGGAGCCAAGACAAGGTCATCCATTTGTGGAAGCTCGATAAAGGGACGCTGATTCGAACCTTGCTAGGCTCCCCTGCAGCCATCAGGGCGGTAGCCATAACCCCTGATGAAACGAGTCTGATCGGTGGTGGGTTAGATAACAAAATTCGACTTTGGGACTTAAAAACCGGAGAAATGGTACGGATTTTCTCTGGGCACTTGAACCCCATTAATGATGTGGCAGTGAGCCGAGATGGGCTATTTATGGCCAGCGCGAGTAAAGACAAAACCATCCGTCTCTGGAGTCTGGCCACGGGGGACATCATTCACTGTTTGACAGGGCATACCCAAGAAGTGAATTCTGTCGAGATCGCCCGCGATAACCGCACCATTGTCAGCGGGAGCAATGACGGCACTGTGGCGGTCTGGGATGCCAAAACGGGCGTCCAGGTACATCGCCTGACCGGCCACGCTAACACCGTGACCGCGATCGCGCTACACCGCAGCGGGCGTCTCATTGCCAGTGCCAGTGCTGACAAAACCATCCGCATCTGGAAAGCCCTGTAATGGCTGGAAATTTCACCACGTACCCGGGTAAAAATAAACCCTTTACAATTTCTTTGGGTGTCTCCCTAGTAAACCCCTATTTCTACTGAATGCAATGGACTTTGCGCCTGCGTTGCCAACATTTTTCGTCACCCTCCGAGAAGGCGTTGAAGCTGCTCTTGTGGTGGGCATTGTGCTCGCTTGCCTGGGCAAAGCCCAGCAGAGCCATCTCAACCGCTGGGTTTATTTAGGTATCTTGGCAGGCCTCTTAGGGAGCCTGCTGACAGGCATTATCATTTTCAATAGTGTGGCTCAGGTGAAGCAGGGATTCCCGACTCTAGAGCCCATTATTGAGCCGTTGTTTGATAGCTTGTTCTGCGCGATCGCGATCATTATGCTGAGCTGGATGCTGTTGTGGATGACGCGCCAATCGCGATCGCTTAAAGCAGACATCGAAGGCTCCATTACAGCAGCCCTCACCGAGGCTGACGCTGCTGGCATCACCATTTTTAGTCTGGTGTGCATTGCTGTGCTGCGAGAAGGTATCGAAACGGTTCTCTTTATCTTCACCAGCGTTCAGCAGAGCGGGGTGGCGGCAGTGGGGGCAGCAGCTGGCCTCCTGGGTGCCACACTGATTGGCTTTGCCATCTTTAAGTGGGGCGTTCGCATCAATCTTCGGATCTTTTTCCAGGTGATGGGGGTTTTGCTGCTGCTGATTATCGGTGGCTTGGTGGTTTCCTTCTTCCGCAACCTCGATGCGACCCTTTATGCCGTCAACAGTTTTGATCCTGTCAATGCCGATCTCTGCATTTCCCAAATGTCTTGCCTGCTGGGGCCACTGGTGTGGGATACCCATGCGCACCTACCCGACAAACAGTTCCCCGGTATTTTGTTGAAGACGCTGCTGGGCTACCGCGATCGCATATACGCAGGGCAGATCATTGCCTATGTGCTGTTTATCGTGACAGTTGGCGGCACCTACTTTCGTAGCCTTAACCCACCAGCACAGCAACCCCAGGGTTCTGCTCAGAGTTAAATAATCCATTGAAAGAGTTCCTGAACTGGCAACCTTCGGCTATCAGTTGTTTGCTATCAGTTCTGCAGCGCCACTCGGGAGCATCAGTATCGTCCCGATTGTGTCAAAGCTGCCAGAGAATTAATGACGAGCGGCTTGTCGTCCATAGCGGTATGCAGGCTAATCAAGCACACCCTAGACCCCAAACTCTAGACCCTGTCTTGACCCGGATGTACTGGACTCACCTGAACAAGGCTATATATTCCTGACTTCATACAAAGGAATGAGGGTTTCGTGACAACGCGAGATGGCTGTTTCAGCTATTCTCTGACGAAAGTCACAAAATCAGGAATGATTCTGGCTTCAACCCGTCTTCCCCGTCCCTGTACTCCTTTCAATTTAATTTTTTTATTGCCTTAAATAATGGCTGTTTTATTGCCTGCGATCGCGCCTGTTGCCTTAATTGTGTTCGTGGGATTTATCGCCGGGCGCACCCTGGGGTTAGACCAGCCCACCCTGTCTCGGCTCAGCCTCTATGTGCTGCTGCCTGCACTTATTGCCACCAGTGTTTACAACATCACGCTCCCGGCCAGTAGAGCAATGATGTTAGCGCTGGGGTTTGTGCTCACCTCAGCCACCTTAGCCCTATTGGTTTACGGTGGCTGTCGGGTTTTGAAGGTCACACCCTTACTGCGTAAAACCCTTTTGGCAACCACCCTGTTTGCCAATACCGGTAATTTGGGTCTGCCCTTCATTACTTTCTCTTTAGGAGAATCTGGACTAGAGCGAGCCATTGTTTACCTGGTTGCCAGCAGCATTCTCTTGGCGACCGTCGGGCCGATTCTCCTCAGGGGCGAAGGGCTCCAAGTCGGTCTCCGAATTACCCTACGGCTTCCCGTCTTCTGGGCTATGGTGGCGGGGCTTTCTTTGCAATTTCTAGCCATTAGGCTGCCCCTGCGGCTAGATGACGGATTGGCATTGCTCGGCGGGGCGGCGATTCCGGTGGCACTGGTGACTCTGGGGATGCAGCTGGCGCAAACGTCCTTTCATTTGAGTCAGACAGTTCTGGTAGCAGCCGGGTTGCGTCTACTGCTGGCCCCTATGGTTGCCTTCACGATTGGAACAGGATTAGGACTCCAAGGGCAGGATTTACAGGTGTTGGTCTTGCAAGGGGCCATGCCCACAGCAGTGAATACGTTTATCTGGGTCACAGAGTTTGGAGGGGATGCTGACTTAGTTGCCAGGGCGATCGTGCTATCAACACTTCTAAGTGCGGTGACGCTACCGACCTTGCTTTGGGGATTACTGGTATTCAGCTAAGGTAGAGTGAGGGGGCGATCGTCGCCTCACTCATCTCTTCTCCAACGCCATTCCAAACCTCGAGTAGAGGAATGGAAGCGTGGGGCGCTAATTGAATCCACCTGGAATCCTAAACGTTCGGAAGTTACGACTGCCTTAATTGGGCTGCCCACTTTCACGTTGCGGTCATAACACTTTACAATTAGCAATGCTGCCAATTTTGATGTCGTGGGCATGTTCTGAACAGTTCACGCGCGTCTGGGGTTCCATTTATGGAGGCAGTACAGATTCCCTCTGAGTAATTCTTGAAGGTGGTCATCAACGGTTTGTCGCACTGAAAATAGAGAGCAGCTATGAAAAAAGACCTTTCGCGCTATCGCAATATCGGCATTTTTGCCCACGTAGATGCCGGTAAAACCACCACAACCGAACGAATTTTGAAGCTCACTGGCAAGATCCATAAGATCGGTGAGGTTCATGAAGGTGCGGCAACCACCGATTTTATGGAGCAAGAACAAGAGCGCGGTATTACGATTCAATCTGCCGCGACGTCCTGTTTCTGGAACGACCACCAGCTCAACATCATTGACACCCCTGGTCACGTTGACTTCACCATTGAGGTGTATCGCTCCCTGAAG is drawn from Leptolyngbya sp. SIO1E4 and contains these coding sequences:
- a CDS encoding FTR1 family protein, which translates into the protein MDFAPALPTFFVTLREGVEAALVVGIVLACLGKAQQSHLNRWVYLGILAGLLGSLLTGIIIFNSVAQVKQGFPTLEPIIEPLFDSLFCAIAIIMLSWMLLWMTRQSRSLKADIEGSITAALTEADAAGITIFSLVCIAVLREGIETVLFIFTSVQQSGVAAVGAAAGLLGATLIGFAIFKWGVRINLRIFFQVMGVLLLLIIGGLVVSFFRNLDATLYAVNSFDPVNADLCISQMSCLLGPLVWDTHAHLPDKQFPGILLKTLLGYRDRIYAGQIIAYVLFIVTVGGTYFRSLNPPAQQPQGSAQS
- a CDS encoding AEC family transporter translates to MAVLLPAIAPVALIVFVGFIAGRTLGLDQPTLSRLSLYVLLPALIATSVYNITLPASRAMMLALGFVLTSATLALLVYGGCRVLKVTPLLRKTLLATTLFANTGNLGLPFITFSLGESGLERAIVYLVASSILLATVGPILLRGEGLQVGLRITLRLPVFWAMVAGLSLQFLAIRLPLRLDDGLALLGGAAIPVALVTLGMQLAQTSFHLSQTVLVAAGLRLLLAPMVAFTIGTGLGLQGQDLQVLVLQGAMPTAVNTFIWVTEFGGDADLVARAIVLSTLLSAVTLPTLLWGLLVFS